One Staphylococcus ratti DNA segment encodes these proteins:
- a CDS encoding endonuclease MutS2, whose translation MRQKTLEVLEFDKVKASLLNEVISELGAEKIEQLQPATEYNIVVAQIEEVDEISQIYNQHRLPSLSGLSRISPSIQRAKIGGTLNVPELNAIKQLIQVQNQFKTFYNQLVEEDEKVNYVILDEQMRRLPILTHLYQSIKEKCDATDLFDSASYELQAIRSKISKTNQRIKAQLDRIVKSTGNQKKLSDAIVTVRNERHVIPVKAEYRQDFNGIMHDQSASGQTLYIEPSAVVELNNQVSRLRNEEKIEVTRILAQLTEEVAAEAASCLISEDIMGHLDFLIAKARYGAKIKATKPTFTETKQIYLPKAFHPLLDLNTVVANTIAFDKDIQTVIITGPNTGGKTVTLKTLGLIIVMAQSGLLIPTLDGSQLSVFENVFCDIGDDQSIEQSLSTFSSHMKTIISILEEANENSLILFDELGAGTDPSEGAALAMSILDHVHELGAHVMATTHYPELKAYSYNRQGVMNASVEFDVNTLSPTYKLLMGVPGRSNAFDISKRLGLSLKIINRAKSIVGQDEQEINEMIASLETNTKRVDDQRIELERLVREAEAIHQQLSQKYEQYQNFESRLMEEAKEKANQRVKTATKEADEILKELRDMRDLKGAEVKEHELINKKKMLDDQYEAQSIKQDVKKQRYDAIQVGDEVKVLSYGQKGEILELIGDEEAVVQMGIIKMKLPIKDLEKKEKMKEKPSKMVTRSNRSTVKMELDLRGYRYEEALHALDQYLDQAVLSNYEDVYIIHGKGTGALQKGVQQHLKQHRSVSSFRTGMPSEGGFGVTVATLK comes from the coding sequence ATGAGACAAAAAACATTAGAAGTACTAGAATTTGATAAAGTGAAAGCGTCATTATTAAATGAAGTAATTAGTGAGTTAGGCGCTGAGAAAATAGAACAGCTTCAACCCGCAACGGAATATAATATCGTTGTCGCACAAATTGAAGAAGTGGATGAAATTTCACAAATATACAATCAACATCGTTTGCCAAGTTTAAGTGGTCTTTCAAGAATTTCGCCATCTATTCAACGTGCCAAAATTGGCGGTACTTTAAATGTGCCCGAATTAAATGCGATAAAGCAACTTATCCAAGTTCAAAATCAATTTAAAACCTTTTACAACCAATTGGTTGAAGAAGATGAAAAAGTGAATTACGTCATTTTAGATGAACAAATGAGACGATTGCCGATTTTAACGCATTTATACCAATCTATCAAAGAAAAATGTGATGCCACTGACTTGTTTGACTCAGCAAGTTATGAATTACAAGCAATTCGTAGTAAAATCTCTAAAACGAACCAACGTATTAAGGCGCAATTAGATCGCATTGTTAAGTCTACTGGTAACCAAAAAAAGCTTTCTGATGCGATTGTCACAGTAAGAAACGAACGTCACGTCATTCCGGTTAAAGCAGAATACCGTCAAGATTTTAATGGCATTATGCATGATCAGTCTGCATCTGGACAAACGCTTTATATTGAGCCTTCTGCAGTTGTTGAATTAAATAACCAAGTCAGTCGTTTAAGAAATGAAGAAAAGATTGAAGTTACGCGTATTTTAGCGCAACTTACAGAAGAAGTAGCCGCAGAAGCAGCGTCTTGTTTGATAAGTGAAGACATTATGGGACACCTTGACTTTCTTATTGCTAAAGCGCGCTATGGCGCAAAAATAAAAGCGACAAAGCCTACATTTACGGAAACAAAACAGATCTATTTACCAAAAGCATTTCATCCACTTTTAGATTTGAATACTGTCGTAGCGAATACCATTGCGTTTGATAAAGATATTCAGACAGTTATCATTACAGGTCCGAATACAGGTGGTAAAACCGTTACTTTAAAAACACTTGGTTTAATTATCGTTATGGCACAATCTGGATTATTGATTCCGACTTTAGATGGAAGTCAGTTAAGTGTTTTTGAGAATGTTTTTTGTGATATTGGAGATGACCAATCTATCGAGCAATCACTTTCAACATTTTCATCTCATATGAAAACGATTATTTCTATATTAGAAGAAGCCAATGAAAATAGCTTGATTTTATTTGATGAGCTCGGTGCAGGTACAGACCCAAGTGAAGGGGCAGCACTTGCGATGAGTATTTTAGACCATGTACATGAGCTAGGCGCACACGTGATGGCAACGACGCATTATCCCGAACTTAAAGCCTACAGTTATAATCGCCAAGGTGTAATGAATGCGAGTGTAGAGTTTGATGTTAATACGTTAAGCCCAACTTATAAATTGTTGATGGGTGTACCAGGACGCTCTAACGCTTTTGATATTTCAAAAAGGCTCGGTTTAAGCTTGAAAATCATTAACCGTGCGAAATCGATTGTAGGTCAAGACGAACAAGAGATTAATGAAATGATTGCTTCTCTTGAAACCAATACAAAACGTGTAGACGATCAACGTATTGAACTGGAGCGATTGGTGCGAGAAGCAGAAGCAATTCATCAACAACTATCTCAAAAATACGAGCAATATCAAAACTTTGAATCTCGTTTAATGGAAGAAGCAAAAGAAAAAGCGAACCAAAGAGTTAAAACTGCTACAAAAGAAGCAGACGAGATTTTAAAAGAATTACGTGACATGCGTGATTTAAAAGGTGCCGAAGTAAAAGAACACGAATTAATTAATAAAAAGAAAATGCTAGATGATCAGTATGAGGCGCAATCAATTAAACAGGATGTCAAGAAACAACGTTACGACGCGATTCAAGTTGGAGACGAAGTGAAAGTCCTTTCTTATGGTCAAAAAGGTGAAATACTAGAATTAATTGGTGATGAAGAAGCTGTTGTTCAAATGGGTATTATTAAAATGAAGTTGCCTATAAAAGACTTAGAAAAGAAAGAAAAAATGAAAGAAAAACCGTCAAAAATGGTGACACGCTCCAATCGTTCCACAGTCAAAATGGAATTAGATCTACGTGGTTACCGCTATGAAGAGGCATTACATGCGTTAGATCAATATTTAGATCAAGCTGTTTTGAGCAATTATGAAGATGTTTATATCATTCATGGAAAGGGAACAGGTGCACTTCAAAAAGGTGTGCAGCAACATTTAAAACAACACCGCAGTGTTTCAAGTTTTCGCACAGGTATGCCAAGTGAAGGGGGATTTGGTGTGACGGTTGCGACATTAAAATAA
- the uvrC gene encoding excinuclease ABC subunit UvrC translates to MEDVKTKLKQKLAVVPTEPGCYLMKDRQNQVIYVGKAKRLRSRLRSYFTGAHDLKTTRLIREIMDFEYIVTSSEIESLLLELNLIKKYQPRYNVLLKDDKSYPFIKITKERHPKLIVTRTVRKGSGKYFGPYPNAYSAHETKKLLDRIYPFRKCDKMPDRLCLYYHIGQCLGPCVYQVKQSEYDKMTKEISDFLNGEDKTILKNLETRMHQASENLEFEQAKEYRDLIEHIHNLTNKQKIMSADQTVRDVFGYHVEKGWMCIQVFFVRQGNLIEREATMFPLQQTPEEEFYTFIGQFYQLNQHFIPKEIHVPKQLNHEMIQSVVDTKVITPQRGQKKQLVDLANKNAKVTLENKFELIARDESRTVKAIEQLGDAMGIQTPIRIEAFDNSNIQGVDPVSAMVSFIDGKPDKKGYRKYKIKTVQGPDDYKSMQEAVRRRYIRVLNEGLPLPDLIIVDGGKGHMSSVIDVIKNELGLDIPVAGLQKNDKHQTSELLYGENAQMIPLKKNGQAFYLLQRIQDEVHRFAITFHRQTRRKTGMQSVLDQVEGIGPKRKTKLLRQFGSIKKMREATVEDLKMAGLPQKPAEALYTVLQEEKA, encoded by the coding sequence ATGGAGGATGTCAAAACGAAATTAAAACAAAAGTTAGCGGTAGTACCGACAGAACCAGGGTGTTACCTCATGAAAGATCGACAAAACCAAGTTATATATGTCGGGAAAGCGAAACGATTACGTAGCCGTTTACGTTCGTATTTTACGGGTGCGCATGACCTTAAAACGACACGGCTTATACGAGAAATTATGGATTTTGAATACATCGTCACTTCTAGTGAAATAGAATCTTTGTTATTAGAATTAAATTTAATAAAAAAGTATCAGCCGAGATATAACGTACTATTAAAAGATGATAAAAGTTATCCATTTATAAAAATTACAAAAGAACGACACCCAAAACTCATTGTGACGCGAACGGTGCGTAAAGGAAGCGGTAAATATTTTGGACCCTACCCTAACGCCTATTCCGCACATGAAACGAAAAAATTACTTGACCGTATCTATCCTTTTAGAAAATGTGATAAAATGCCTGACCGTTTATGTCTGTATTACCATATTGGCCAATGTCTAGGGCCGTGTGTATATCAAGTAAAACAATCAGAATACGACAAAATGACGAAAGAAATAAGTGATTTTTTAAATGGTGAAGATAAAACCATTTTAAAAAATCTCGAAACACGTATGCATCAAGCGAGTGAAAATCTCGAGTTTGAACAAGCTAAGGAGTATCGTGATTTAATTGAACATATTCATAATTTAACAAACAAGCAAAAAATAATGTCTGCGGATCAAACTGTGAGAGATGTATTTGGCTATCACGTTGAAAAAGGTTGGATGTGTATTCAAGTGTTTTTTGTCAGACAAGGGAATTTAATTGAACGTGAAGCAACGATGTTTCCACTTCAACAAACACCTGAAGAAGAATTTTACACATTTATCGGGCAATTTTATCAACTGAATCAGCACTTTATTCCTAAAGAAATTCATGTTCCGAAACAGTTAAATCATGAAATGATTCAATCGGTTGTAGATACAAAAGTGATCACTCCACAGCGTGGCCAAAAGAAACAATTAGTGGATTTGGCGAACAAAAATGCCAAAGTTACTTTAGAAAACAAATTCGAATTGATTGCACGGGATGAATCACGGACGGTCAAAGCGATTGAGCAATTAGGGGATGCAATGGGCATTCAAACACCGATTCGTATAGAAGCATTCGACAATTCAAATATTCAAGGTGTAGATCCTGTATCAGCGATGGTGTCATTTATTGATGGTAAGCCCGATAAAAAAGGTTATCGTAAATATAAAATTAAAACTGTGCAAGGGCCAGATGATTATAAATCGATGCAAGAAGCTGTCCGAAGACGATATATCAGAGTGTTAAACGAAGGTTTACCACTTCCAGATTTAATTATTGTTGATGGTGGTAAAGGACATATGTCCAGTGTTATCGACGTAATTAAAAATGAATTAGGACTGGATATTCCTGTTGCTGGTTTACAAAAAAACGATAAACATCAAACTTCTGAATTATTATACGGAGAAAATGCGCAAATGATTCCATTGAAGAAAAATGGACAAGCGTTTTACTTATTGCAACGTATACAAGATGAAGTGCATCGTTTTGCGATAACTTTCCATAGACAAACGAGACGAAAGACTGGTATGCAGTCCGTTTTAGATCAAGTTGAAGGAATAGGGCCAAAACGCAAGACAAAATTATTGCGTCAATTTGGTTCTATTAAGAAAATGCGAGAAGCAACGGTGGAAGATTTAAAAATGGCGGGGTTACCTCAAAAACCAGCAGAAGCACTTTATACAGTATTACAAGAAGAAAAAGCATAA
- a CDS encoding CvpA family protein, whose translation MYIVISGTLLLIYAAIGFYRGLVASLLHLLSTIFAIWTGLQFYQPLNHYMRLFIPFPKTDAFDANYAIDFAQPERHFNTIISLLIIIFIVKVMTHMVLDAFSKLIYRQRNVFFLRVFGVIISLVSGVIALHFLLLLMALYPDSTIQSSLQHARLAKWLITELPLLSPITLNLT comes from the coding sequence ATGTATATCGTGATTAGCGGTACACTCCTGCTTATTTATGCCGCTATAGGTTTTTACCGAGGATTGGTTGCAAGTTTATTACATTTATTGAGTACCATTTTTGCGATTTGGACGGGCTTACAGTTTTATCAACCATTGAATCATTATATGAGATTATTTATTCCTTTTCCTAAAACGGACGCATTTGATGCGAATTATGCGATTGATTTTGCACAACCTGAAAGGCATTTTAATACAATCATCAGTTTGTTGATAATAATATTTATAGTCAAAGTAATGACCCATATGGTTTTGGATGCATTTTCCAAGTTGATTTATCGACAACGCAACGTATTTTTTCTACGCGTTTTCGGCGTAATCATAAGTTTAGTATCAGGAGTGATTGCGCTTCATTTTCTTTTGCTCTTGATGGCGTTGTACCCAGATTCGACGATACAATCATCACTTCAACATGCTCGATTGGCAAAATGGCTCATTACAGAGCTACCTCTCCTTTCACCAATAACGCTCAATTTAACTTAA
- the polX gene encoding DNA polymerase/3'-5' exonuclease PolX produces MTKKDVVRLLEKIATYMELKGENAFKVSAYRKAAQSLEVDERALEEIDDVTTLKNIGKGVGEVIETYRQTGASPTLETLQKEVPEGLVPLLKIQGLGSKKIAKLYETLNITDKTSLQAACEAGKVSELKGFAKKTEQNILEAVKAMGAKKEAYPIDTMRRLNRVIQEHLTTIPEIERFEVAGSFRRMKEMSKDLDYIISTREPVQVQQALLKLPHKQKEVAVGQTKVSLEVDYDDETIGVDFRLIEPEAFYHTLQHFTGSKEHNIRIRQLAKARQEKVSEYGIEQPDGKLLQFNSEAEIYHHFNVAWIAPSMREDGSEFDKNLSDIITLKDIRGDIHMHTTASDGAMTLQEMVEANIQKGYEFMCITDHSKSLRVANGLSIERLLKQNEEIKALNKQYSEIDIYSGTEMDILPDGTLDYDDEILAQLDYVIAAIHQSFNQSEAEIMKRLETACRNPYVRHIAHPTGRIIGRRDGYQPNLERLIQMCEETHTVLEINANPKRLDLKASILRAHPNIKLAINTDAHHTNHLEFMKYGVATAQKGFVKKSQVINAMTRDEFKTFISQKKR; encoded by the coding sequence ATGACAAAAAAAGATGTCGTACGCTTACTTGAAAAAATTGCTACTTATATGGAGTTAAAAGGCGAAAATGCTTTTAAAGTGTCTGCTTATCGTAAAGCGGCGCAAAGTCTCGAGGTTGATGAACGTGCGCTTGAAGAAATTGATGACGTGACAACGTTAAAAAATATCGGTAAAGGCGTTGGAGAAGTCATTGAAACATATCGTCAAACAGGAGCATCACCTACATTAGAGACGCTTCAAAAAGAAGTTCCTGAAGGATTGGTCCCTTTACTTAAAATTCAAGGTTTAGGTAGTAAAAAAATTGCTAAGTTGTATGAAACACTTAACATTACGGATAAAACATCATTACAAGCAGCTTGTGAAGCTGGCAAGGTAAGTGAATTAAAAGGATTTGCGAAAAAAACAGAACAAAATATATTAGAAGCAGTTAAAGCGATGGGGGCTAAAAAAGAAGCATACCCTATTGATACGATGCGGAGATTAAACCGTGTCATTCAAGAACACTTAACGACTATACCTGAAATTGAGCGTTTTGAAGTTGCGGGAAGTTTTAGACGTATGAAAGAAATGAGCAAAGACTTAGATTATATTATTAGTACACGTGAACCTGTGCAGGTACAACAAGCACTTCTTAAATTGCCACACAAACAAAAAGAAGTGGCAGTAGGACAAACGAAAGTTTCGTTAGAGGTTGATTATGATGATGAAACGATTGGCGTTGATTTTCGTTTAATTGAACCTGAAGCGTTTTATCATACATTACAACATTTTACGGGTTCAAAAGAACACAATATTCGTATTCGTCAATTAGCTAAAGCGCGCCAAGAAAAAGTAAGTGAATATGGTATTGAACAACCAGATGGCAAGTTATTGCAGTTTAATAGCGAAGCGGAGATATACCACCATTTTAATGTTGCGTGGATTGCGCCGAGCATGAGAGAAGATGGTTCAGAATTTGATAAAAATTTATCGGATATTATTACGCTTAAAGATATTCGTGGCGACATACACATGCATACGACAGCAAGCGATGGTGCGATGACTTTACAAGAAATGGTTGAAGCGAACATTCAAAAAGGCTATGAATTCATGTGTATTACGGATCACTCGAAAAGTTTACGTGTGGCGAACGGCTTAAGTATCGAACGACTATTAAAGCAAAATGAAGAAATTAAAGCTTTAAATAAACAATACAGCGAAATCGATATTTATTCTGGGACAGAGATGGATATTTTACCAGATGGGACTTTAGACTATGATGATGAGATTTTAGCACAATTAGACTATGTAATTGCAGCGATTCATCAAAGCTTTAATCAAAGCGAAGCAGAGATTATGAAGCGGTTAGAAACGGCGTGTCGAAACCCTTATGTGCGTCATATTGCGCACCCAACAGGTCGTATTATTGGTCGTCGTGATGGATATCAACCAAATTTAGAACGCTTAATTCAAATGTGTGAAGAAACGCATACCGTCTTGGAAATTAACGCCAATCCGAAGCGTTTAGATTTAAAAGCATCCATACTACGTGCCCATCCTAACATTAAACTTGCGATTAATACTGATGCACACCATACAAATCATCTTGAATTTATGAAGTATGGTGTTGCCACAGCACAAAAAGGCTTCGTAAAGAAATCACAAGTGATTAATGCTATGACTAGAGATGAATTTAAAACATTTATAAGTCAAAAAAAGCGTTAA
- the zapA gene encoding cell division protein ZapA — MGEFKNRINVTINDQHYTIVGEDDPEHIRYVADLVDDKIRVLGQRNAGLDSVRKAVLTAVNVTHELVLLEEENAKLREEIQRLKHRGE, encoded by the coding sequence ATGGGTGAGTTTAAAAATAGAATTAACGTAACAATAAATGACCAGCACTATACTATTGTTGGAGAAGACGATCCTGAGCACATTCGTTATGTAGCTGATTTAGTTGATGATAAAATAAGGGTATTAGGTCAACGTAATGCAGGATTAGATTCTGTACGTAAAGCGGTATTAACAGCGGTGAATGTGACACATGAATTGGTGTTACTCGAAGAAGAAAATGCCAAATTAAGAGAAGAAATTCAACGCTTAAAACATAGAGGAGAATAG
- the trxA gene encoding thioredoxin has product MALIEVNDSNFNEQINNGVKLVDFWATWCGPCKMIAPVLEDLAADYDGKADILKLDVDQNQATAAKYEVMSIPTLIVFKDGEPVDKVVGFQPKENLAQVLDKHL; this is encoded by the coding sequence ATGGCATTAATCGAAGTAAACGATTCAAATTTTAATGAACAAATCAATAATGGTGTTAAATTAGTAGATTTCTGGGCAACTTGGTGTGGGCCATGTAAAATGATTGCACCTGTTTTAGAAGACTTAGCAGCAGATTATGATGGAAAAGCTGACATTTTAAAATTAGATGTTGACCAAAACCAAGCTACAGCAGCAAAATACGAAGTAATGAGTATTCCAACATTAATCGTATTTAAAGATGGTGAGCCTGTAGACAAAGTCGTTGGTTTCCAACCTAAAGAAAACTTAGCACAAGTTTTAGACAAACATTTATAA
- a CDS encoding succinate dehydrogenase cytochrome b558 subunit — protein sequence MAQTKNQFYLRRLHSLLGVIPLGAFLVVHLTVNHQATRGVEAFNKAAGFMDSLPFLYALEFIMIYIPILFHAIYGFYIAFTASQNIGHYSYTRNWLFLFQRLSGILTFLFVMIHMWQTRIQKLMGEEVSYDMVHQIVANPIWLIFYIVCIIAVVFHFANGLWSFLVTWGILQSPKSQKIFTWVSLVIFIILSYIGVSAIVAFA from the coding sequence TTGGCACAAACGAAGAATCAATTCTACCTTAGACGATTACACTCGTTGCTTGGCGTTATTCCATTAGGTGCTTTTTTAGTTGTTCACTTAACAGTAAACCACCAAGCTACGCGAGGGGTAGAAGCATTTAACAAAGCGGCAGGATTTATGGATTCACTGCCATTTCTTTACGCTCTAGAATTTATCATGATTTATATTCCGATTTTATTTCATGCTATTTACGGCTTTTATATTGCATTTACAGCCAGTCAAAATATCGGGCATTATTCTTACACACGTAACTGGTTGTTCTTATTCCAACGTTTATCAGGAATATTAACGTTCTTATTCGTAATGATTCACATGTGGCAAACACGCATCCAAAAATTAATGGGTGAAGAAGTAAGTTATGACATGGTACATCAAATTGTAGCAAATCCAATTTGGTTAATTTTCTACATCGTATGTATCATTGCAGTTGTTTTCCACTTTGCTAATGGTTTATGGTCATTTCTTGTGACTTGGGGGATTTTACAATCACCAAAATCACAAAAGATATTCACTTGGGTATCATTAGTAATCTTTATTATTTTATCTTACATCGGTGTAAGTGCGATTGTAGCATTTGCATAA